The proteins below come from a single Balneolaceae bacterium genomic window:
- a CDS encoding group III truncated hemoglobin, translating to MSMKDIRNDQDIKLLVHTFYGKVEDDERLGYIFNDVAEVDWDEHLPKMVDFWSNLLFQTRRYKGKPFRQHLPLPIEKQDFSRWFGLFESTVDELFEGERANHAKEMAARIASSFSLRMEMDGKFD from the coding sequence TAAATTACTGGTCCATACATTTTATGGTAAAGTAGAAGATGACGAACGATTAGGATATATATTTAACGATGTTGCCGAGGTAGACTGGGATGAACATCTTCCAAAAATGGTTGACTTCTGGTCGAATCTGTTATTTCAAACCAGGCGGTATAAGGGGAAACCTTTTCGGCAGCATCTTCCACTTCCAATTGAAAAACAGGATTTTTCCCGATGGTTTGGATTGTTTGAATCAACTGTTGATGAACTGTTTGAAGGTGAGAGAGCGAATCATGCCAAAGAGATGGCCGCGCGTATCGCATCTTCATTTTCTTTGCGAATGGAGATGGACGGGAAGTTTGATTAA
- a CDS encoding acetyltransferase gives MNENEKYQLAEKVKEACIQAAREGFQNASISGLCKEGSVEAAISAIQNLKVEKFIEK, from the coding sequence ATGAATGAGAATGAAAAATATCAGCTCGCCGAAAAAGTAAAAGAAGCTTGTATTCAGGCTGCAAGAGAAGGCTTTCAGAATGCATCCATAAGCGGTTTATGTAAGGAAGGATCTGTGGAAGCTGCTATCAGTGCTATCCAAAATTTGAAAGTAGAAAAATTCATAGAAAAATAG
- a CDS encoding DUF3565 domain-containing protein: protein MKQPIIGFHKDEHDDWVADLKCGHTQHVRHDPPWQLRPWVMMEEERKSMLGRSFIGLKNM, encoded by the coding sequence ATGAAACAGCCAATCATCGGATTTCACAAAGATGAACATGACGACTGGGTAGCCGATCTGAAATGCGGCCATACGCAGCATGTACGTCACGATCCGCCCTGGCAGTTGAGACCGTGGGTTATGATGGAAGAAGAGAGAAAGTCTATGTTAGGTCGGTCATTTATTGGATTGAAAAATATGTGA
- a CDS encoding TonB-dependent receptor yields MKFVFRTPLYLTIGISILFLIGFSTGIHAQSTGTLTGYVTDALSGEPLVGANVGLQGTAQGAATDSDGFYEIDNIEPGTYIVVATYVGYETQRQNNINVRSAGNRNINFELSPTAEQLEEVVVSVSEPFIAPPENPVSFRRLSPEAISTYPAGNSDIAKVVQSLPGVSGSVTGFRNDVIIRGGAPNENVYYLDGIEIPTINHFSTQGSAGGPAGLLNVSFFEGVELSTSAFGASAGNALSGVLRFNQRNGNDREFRTNFRVGASEAALTTEGPLFKGDATSSNTTFIASVRRSYLQLLFQLIDLPFLPDYWDYQYKVDHKFNSKNQISLIGVGSIDDFRINVPDDITPDQQATLDQVPVIQQQTNTTGLSYERRLSDGFGVSRTSLSRSSFYNDFSRYRDNENQDGLFSRNRAREVRYTLRNETTFFREQSTLSVGASARLNNFENDFFDDNTSVSFDTDLNFMSYGGFVQWSSEGLTERLDLTAGIRFDGNTFTDSGNEIYRTLSPRAALTVNLDEEGQWKGVLSVGRYFKKPPLTLLGYKESGDFVNRDAQYIRSDHLTGGINYFPRSSTKISVEGFLKLYDNYPVSNREEVSLANLGGGFEVLGNDDIESVGKGRTYGVEFLTQQTLTTNYYAILAYTLFWSEFTGFDRDRYLPSAWDSRHLLTFTGGYQLGNSWEFSLRTRLIGRTPFAPINEERSIETYPEFVFDYSRLGSERLKPFNATDIRIDRKWNFQNFSFDLYLEIQNLFAQDTPSEPSYLLENGNNPELVRVDQLSESSILPTIGIILDF; encoded by the coding sequence ATGAAATTTGTGTTTAGGACTCCACTTTATTTAACAATTGGTATTTCTATTCTATTTCTGATCGGTTTCTCAACCGGTATACATGCACAATCTACAGGAACATTGACGGGTTATGTTACGGACGCTCTTTCGGGTGAGCCACTGGTTGGGGCCAATGTTGGTCTGCAAGGAACCGCACAGGGTGCCGCTACGGATAGTGACGGGTTTTATGAAATCGATAATATTGAGCCGGGCACTTATATCGTCGTTGCCACTTATGTGGGTTACGAAACCCAGCGCCAAAACAATATTAACGTGCGAAGCGCGGGTAACAGGAATATCAATTTTGAATTGTCTCCAACAGCTGAGCAGCTCGAAGAAGTGGTCGTTTCTGTATCTGAACCGTTTATCGCTCCTCCTGAAAATCCTGTCAGTTTCAGGCGCCTTTCGCCCGAGGCGATCTCAACCTATCCGGCCGGAAACAGCGATATTGCCAAAGTTGTGCAATCGCTGCCCGGAGTGTCCGGCTCCGTCACAGGGTTCAGAAATGACGTGATTATTCGTGGTGGCGCTCCCAATGAAAACGTCTACTATCTGGATGGCATAGAGATTCCAACGATCAACCATTTCTCCACACAAGGGAGTGCCGGCGGACCGGCGGGCCTGCTTAACGTTTCGTTTTTTGAAGGGGTGGAACTTAGTACCAGTGCATTCGGTGCATCGGCAGGGAATGCACTTTCCGGTGTGCTTCGTTTCAACCAACGCAATGGAAACGACCGTGAATTTCGCACCAATTTTCGCGTGGGTGCAAGCGAAGCCGCTTTAACCACTGAAGGGCCGCTTTTTAAGGGTGATGCAACATCTTCCAACACCACCTTTATTGCCTCTGTTCGCCGTTCCTATCTGCAGCTTCTGTTCCAGCTTATCGATCTCCCATTTCTGCCTGACTATTGGGATTATCAATACAAAGTGGATCATAAATTTAACTCCAAAAATCAGATCTCACTGATAGGTGTAGGGTCCATCGACGATTTTCGGATTAACGTCCCGGACGATATTACCCCCGATCAGCAAGCCACCCTCGACCAGGTGCCTGTGATTCAGCAGCAAACCAATACCACAGGACTTTCATACGAGCGCCGCCTGAGCGACGGTTTCGGTGTTAGCCGTACGTCGCTGAGCCGAAGCAGTTTTTACAACGATTTTTCACGGTATCGCGACAACGAAAATCAGGATGGCCTTTTTTCCAGAAATCGCGCTCGTGAGGTTCGTTATACCTTGAGGAACGAAACAACTTTTTTCCGTGAGCAATCAACCCTCTCTGTTGGTGCATCGGCACGGCTAAATAACTTCGAGAATGATTTTTTTGATGATAACACGAGTGTTTCATTTGACACTGATCTCAACTTCATGAGTTACGGAGGGTTCGTTCAGTGGTCATCAGAGGGGCTTACAGAACGGCTGGATTTGACCGCAGGCATTCGGTTTGACGGTAATACATTCACCGATAGTGGTAACGAGATTTATCGTACGCTTTCGCCACGGGCAGCACTCACCGTCAATCTTGATGAAGAAGGGCAGTGGAAAGGAGTGCTTTCTGTCGGTCGCTATTTCAAAAAACCGCCGCTTACCCTGCTGGGTTATAAAGAGAGCGGCGATTTCGTGAATCGAGATGCACAGTACATCAGGTCGGATCACCTTACCGGTGGGATTAACTATTTTCCTCGTTCGAGCACGAAAATCTCGGTTGAAGGATTTCTGAAACTCTATGATAACTACCCTGTTTCCAATCGGGAAGAGGTCAGCCTGGCCAATCTTGGCGGCGGATTTGAGGTTCTCGGAAACGATGATATTGAGTCTGTTGGAAAGGGCAGAACCTACGGTGTTGAATTCCTGACTCAACAAACATTAACCACAAATTATTATGCTATTCTCGCTTACACGCTTTTTTGGAGTGAGTTCACCGGTTTTGATCGGGATCGCTATTTGCCTTCAGCCTGGGACAGCCGTCACCTCCTCACATTTACCGGCGGATATCAACTTGGCAATAGCTGGGAATTCAGCCTCAGAACACGCCTGATTGGCAGAACGCCGTTTGCTCCCATTAATGAAGAACGCAGTATCGAAACCTATCCCGAGTTTGTGTTCGACTATAGCCGGCTCGGCAGTGAACGCCTCAAGCCATTTAACGCTACCGATATTCGAATCGACCGGAAGTGGAATTTCCAAAACTTTTCATTTGACCTCTATCTCGAAATTCAGAATCTCTTTGCACAGGATACTCCATCGGAGCCGAGCTACCTGCTGGAAAATGGTAATAACCCGGAACTTGTACGTGTTGATCAGCTTAGTGAATCATCAATATTGCCGACAATTGGGATTATTCTGGATTTTTGA
- a CDS encoding DUF3565 domain-containing protein, translating into MKQPITGFHKDEQGDWVADLACGHTQHVRHDPPWQLRPWVVTEEGRQSKLGENLECKECDKG; encoded by the coding sequence ATGAAACAGCCCATTACCGGATTTCACAAAGACGAACAGGGTGACTGGGTTGCGGATCTTGCATGTGGCCACACACAGCATGTGAGGCATGATCCACCCTGGCAGCTTCGCCCGTGGGTGGTAACAGAAGAAGGTCGGCAATCAAAGCTTGGCGAAAACCTGGAGTGTAAAGAGTGTGATAAGGGGTAG
- a CDS encoding TetR/AcrR family transcriptional regulator — translation MKKEESTEQSSSSTEQKIFDAAREVFQSKGLEGARMQEIADKADINKSMLHYYYRSKEKLFEKVYELSIIKLMPQVASLLNEDLPLDEKLRKFAKKYIELLKVNPDIPLFVIHEMNKNPSRLKKFVVGEIGKRVQPFLNQIKEEREKGNTVDLPPEQIFVNIMAMLVFPFLGRPVIQVILDMDEEGFSEFIDAREAFIPDYLVSMVMKKEP, via the coding sequence ATGAAAAAAGAAGAATCTACAGAACAGTCCTCGTCATCAACGGAACAGAAAATTTTTGATGCAGCCCGTGAGGTATTTCAGAGTAAAGGGCTGGAAGGCGCGCGAATGCAGGAGATAGCGGATAAGGCCGACATCAACAAGTCGATGCTGCACTACTACTATCGATCAAAAGAGAAGCTATTCGAAAAAGTGTATGAGCTCTCCATCATCAAGCTGATGCCACAGGTGGCTTCGCTGCTCAACGAAGATCTGCCGCTGGATGAAAAGCTTCGGAAATTTGCAAAAAAATATATTGAGCTTCTAAAAGTCAATCCCGATATCCCGCTCTTTGTGATTCACGAAATGAACAAAAATCCAAGCCGGCTGAAGAAATTTGTTGTCGGTGAAATCGGGAAACGAGTGCAGCCTTTTTTGAATCAGATCAAGGAAGAGAGGGAAAAAGGAAATACCGTAGATCTGCCGCCTGAGCAAATTTTTGTGAACATTATGGCCATGCTGGTTTTTCCCTTCCTGGGCCGTCCCGTCATTCAGGTTATATTGGATATGGACGAAGAGGGCTTTTCAGAGTTCATTGACGCCCGGGAAGCATTTATACCTGATTATCTGGTAAGCATGGTGATGAAAAAGGAGCCATAA
- a CDS encoding efflux RND transporter periplasmic adaptor subunit, which translates to MNKAYLSTAVLLLLMITASCSGESAEKPAENQIETAAAELDSQQVRFFNVKTESVADRVTLSGRLRADNRVELFPEVQGRVMEGGKPFQEGISYQKGEILIKLDDSEAGLKLQSSRSKFKTVVSGLMADIKLDYPETLPQYEEWFNTLSAEKSVSPIPEFEESVRRFLESKGVYELYYGIKSAEEQLEKFIIRAPFSGVLSAAKAEPGQAVGPQFHLGTLVDPSRFILNASIEPDDAEWILPGQTLEVRNQDQSRAYAATVTRVNPSVDPASQQVFVYLEVSGNNLREGMYLEGEIESERTKELARIPKTALTRTRDVIANRDGQLLEVPVQIEELERSHLWVSGLENGEEIVEDVTEPVSGRIIK; encoded by the coding sequence ATGAATAAAGCCTATCTAAGTACTGCGGTACTTTTACTATTAATGATAACAGCCTCATGCAGCGGTGAATCAGCAGAGAAGCCTGCAGAAAATCAAATTGAGACTGCAGCAGCCGAACTCGATTCTCAGCAGGTTCGCTTTTTCAACGTGAAAACGGAATCTGTAGCAGATCGGGTAACTTTAAGCGGACGTCTTCGTGCGGATAACCGTGTTGAGCTTTTCCCGGAAGTGCAGGGCAGGGTGATGGAGGGAGGCAAGCCGTTTCAGGAAGGGATTTCCTATCAAAAAGGAGAAATTTTAATAAAGCTGGACGACAGCGAAGCCGGGCTGAAGCTTCAGTCATCAAGAAGCAAGTTCAAAACCGTTGTCTCCGGGCTAATGGCCGATATCAAGCTGGACTATCCGGAAACGCTGCCGCAGTATGAGGAGTGGTTTAATACGCTGAGCGCTGAGAAATCTGTTTCGCCCATTCCCGAGTTTGAAGAGAGTGTACGCCGTTTCCTGGAGTCGAAAGGCGTGTATGAACTCTACTACGGCATCAAAAGTGCAGAGGAACAGCTGGAAAAATTTATAATTCGCGCACCGTTTTCAGGAGTTTTATCGGCCGCCAAAGCTGAGCCGGGTCAGGCAGTTGGGCCACAGTTTCATTTGGGTACGCTGGTAGATCCATCGCGGTTTATTTTAAACGCTTCGATTGAACCCGATGATGCAGAATGGATTCTGCCCGGACAAACGCTGGAGGTAAGAAATCAGGATCAAAGCAGAGCGTATGCTGCAACCGTGACGAGAGTGAACCCGTCGGTGGATCCGGCCTCGCAACAGGTGTTTGTGTACCTGGAGGTTTCGGGCAATAACTTACGGGAGGGAATGTACCTGGAGGGTGAGATCGAATCAGAGAGAACAAAGGAGCTGGCCAGAATTCCAAAAACAGCTTTGACGAGAACGCGGGACGTAATTGCCAATAGAGACGGACAGCTGCTTGAAGTGCCCGTTCAAATTGAGGAATTGGAGCGGAGCCACCTCTGGGTAAGCGGGTTGGAAAATGGGGAAGAGATCGTAGAAGATGTCACTGAACCGGTCAGCGGCCGAATCATCAAGTAG
- a CDS encoding efflux RND transporter permease subunit produces MKRLINFFVRNPVMVTLGLMIIVLMGILSFSQTRYTLNPPEDPTEIYVNITYRGASPLEIEERAISRIEENLNGINGMDRHTSVARENSGRITVEIFEWADINEVLVDVENAVNRVTDLPEEMDRPIVYKQEMLNPTISLALTGDISLQQKRDYADQIRDEFLVEKGISNVILHGFPPEEISIELNDEQMDRFGISAQEVAEAVRKNNIDITGGELKMEDANWQIRAENKEVTALEIAQIPVRSGLNGERVLLKEIASVTDQFDDRPIERYLDGEESVVIQVVTTNEENLVAIAEEVKEYAGHFNTLHSGVELTVVEDFSEFVYERVDSLRSNAIFGLILVLLILTLFLDKRIAMWVSLTIPLAILGTFATALLGYDFTINVVSIFGIILVLGMLVDTGVVVAENIYRHYDEFGESPVEAARNGAAEVASPMIISLMTTATAFSLFFFLPGKPGAFFTEVSFVVVSALLAALIVTFLFLPQKLTVSKVLSDQNKQTRFEKAMASGLTSFRDNYFMPFTDFISHKWRWLNVFAFILLLLGSVALIRTGVLPVTFFPYLDDDVQLVRIEMEPGVPVDTTRAKLMKIEEAVYRVGDRLTEDRTDNENVIQNVERILGPESHQGELRIVMMGGDERGIPAYEINNMFRDEVGDVPGTNYIRFISALAEHRFGGLPVDISVSGKSIENIQEAAEKLKRSLEKRDDLVDVADTDQRGNPELHIELSKAGEQLGLTLQDIMMQVRTAFFGMELQTLQRTGNDVRVWLRFPEENRESYRDLMDVKIRTPKGAYPLSQVAHISPTDASLNVNHINGRRTIRVDADLADPSLSAPAILADIRESTLSPLEKEFPGVQFVIEGQNRESAKVTEAMQAVAPVILLVILALMVVNFQSFSQTFLVLLTLPFAFTGVVIGHWVHGATMNIFSLIGMIALIGILINNLLVLITAFNDNLKAEMTFEEALRDAVRSRFRPILLTTLSTVAGLIPMIFVGGLASAFLKPPAIAIAYGLTFGLLISLTLAPAFLVIFNNAKFTILKILGKEPETQESIEPAVILHEHHKKNTL; encoded by the coding sequence ATGAAGAGATTAATTAACTTTTTTGTCCGTAACCCCGTCATGGTTACCCTGGGGCTGATGATCATCGTTCTGATGGGCATCCTCAGCTTTAGCCAGACGCGCTACACGCTGAATCCGCCGGAAGATCCGACTGAAATTTATGTGAATATCACGTATCGCGGCGCATCACCGCTTGAAATTGAAGAGCGGGCGATATCCAGAATTGAAGAGAACCTGAACGGTATAAACGGGATGGACCGTCATACCTCCGTGGCCCGGGAAAACAGCGGCCGCATTACCGTGGAGATTTTTGAGTGGGCCGATATTAATGAAGTGTTGGTTGACGTGGAGAACGCGGTGAACAGGGTAACAGACCTGCCCGAAGAGATGGATCGCCCGATTGTTTATAAGCAGGAGATGCTCAATCCCACGATTTCGCTTGCGCTGACCGGCGACATCTCGCTTCAGCAGAAAAGAGATTATGCCGATCAAATCAGGGATGAATTTCTTGTTGAGAAGGGAATCTCAAACGTAATCCTGCACGGCTTTCCTCCTGAAGAGATCTCCATTGAACTCAACGACGAGCAGATGGACCGGTTTGGAATTTCCGCGCAGGAAGTAGCGGAAGCCGTTAGGAAAAATAATATTGACATCACCGGTGGCGAATTGAAGATGGAGGATGCCAACTGGCAGATCAGGGCTGAAAACAAAGAGGTGACAGCGCTCGAAATTGCTCAGATTCCTGTGCGTTCGGGACTGAACGGTGAACGCGTTCTTCTGAAAGAGATCGCCTCTGTAACAGATCAATTCGACGACCGGCCCATTGAACGCTATCTCGATGGCGAAGAGTCGGTGGTGATTCAGGTCGTGACCACCAACGAAGAGAATCTTGTGGCCATTGCCGAAGAGGTGAAAGAGTACGCCGGACATTTTAATACGCTGCACAGCGGCGTTGAGCTGACTGTAGTGGAAGATTTTTCCGAATTCGTGTATGAGCGTGTTGATTCCCTCAGGAGTAACGCCATTTTCGGTTTAATCCTGGTGTTGCTCATCCTCACGCTATTCCTTGATAAACGGATTGCGATGTGGGTCTCTCTTACGATTCCGCTGGCAATTTTGGGTACCTTTGCTACTGCACTGCTGGGGTATGATTTCACAATCAACGTGGTATCGATATTTGGCATTATCCTGGTTTTGGGGATGCTGGTGGATACCGGTGTGGTGGTTGCTGAAAACATTTACCGCCATTACGATGAATTTGGAGAATCACCTGTTGAGGCTGCCCGTAATGGCGCCGCTGAAGTTGCCTCACCTATGATCATCTCGCTTATGACCACAGCTACGGCGTTCAGCCTCTTCTTTTTTCTTCCCGGAAAACCCGGTGCCTTTTTTACGGAAGTCTCCTTTGTGGTGGTGAGTGCGCTGCTGGCCGCGCTCATTGTAACATTTCTTTTTCTGCCTCAGAAACTCACTGTTTCAAAAGTATTGTCCGATCAGAATAAGCAAACCCGTTTTGAGAAAGCGATGGCGAGCGGGCTTACATCATTCAGGGACAACTATTTTATGCCATTTACTGATTTCATTTCTCACAAATGGCGATGGCTCAATGTTTTCGCCTTTATTCTTCTGCTGTTAGGTTCGGTTGCCCTGATCAGAACCGGCGTTTTACCGGTTACCTTTTTCCCCTATCTGGATGATGACGTTCAGCTGGTGCGGATAGAGATGGAGCCGGGAGTTCCGGTGGATACTACCCGGGCGAAGCTGATGAAAATTGAAGAAGCCGTATACAGAGTCGGGGATCGGCTCACGGAAGACAGAACAGATAATGAGAACGTAATACAGAATGTGGAGAGAATCCTGGGTCCTGAAAGCCACCAGGGAGAACTGCGAATTGTTATGATGGGCGGCGATGAGCGGGGAATTCCGGCCTACGAAATCAACAATATGTTCAGGGATGAAGTGGGAGATGTACCCGGCACAAATTACATCCGGTTTATTTCTGCACTTGCCGAGCACCGGTTTGGCGGACTCCCGGTGGATATTTCGGTTTCGGGAAAGAGTATAGAGAATATTCAGGAAGCTGCCGAAAAACTGAAGAGATCACTTGAAAAACGAGACGATTTGGTGGATGTGGCGGATACCGATCAGCGCGGCAACCCCGAACTGCATATTGAACTGTCAAAAGCAGGTGAACAGCTTGGGCTTACGCTTCAGGATATCATGATGCAGGTCCGAACGGCTTTCTTCGGGATGGAGCTTCAAACGCTTCAGCGCACAGGAAATGATGTGAGGGTGTGGCTGAGATTTCCTGAGGAGAACCGGGAGAGTTATCGTGATCTGATGGATGTTAAAATCAGAACGCCGAAGGGTGCTTATCCATTGTCGCAGGTGGCGCATATTTCGCCGACGGATGCATCTCTCAACGTCAATCATATTAACGGCCGGCGAACCATTCGGGTAGATGCCGACCTGGCTGATCCATCCCTTTCCGCTCCTGCAATCCTGGCCGATATCAGGGAAAGCACGCTGTCGCCCCTGGAGAAGGAGTTTCCCGGCGTGCAGTTTGTGATTGAGGGGCAGAACCGTGAATCGGCAAAAGTGACCGAGGCAATGCAGGCGGTAGCCCCGGTTATACTGCTCGTCATCCTGGCGCTGATGGTCGTTAACTTTCAATCATTCAGCCAGACGTTCCTGGTTCTTCTTACGCTGCCGTTTGCCTTTACGGGCGTGGTGATCGGCCACTGGGTGCACGGTGCAACCATGAACATATTTTCCCTGATCGGGATGATTGCACTCATCGGTATCCTGATCAATAACCTGCTGGTTCTTATCACGGCTTTTAATGATAATCTGAAGGCTGAAATGACGTTCGAAGAGGCGCTGAGAGATGCCGTACGGTCACGTTTTCGGCCCATTTTACTCACAACGCTCAGTACGGTGGCCGGATTGATTCCCATGATTTTTGTTGGCGGACTGGCGTCTGCATTTTTAAAACCGCCGGCCATTGCCATCGCTTACGGGCTCACGTTTGGGCTGCTGATCTCCCTTACGCTTGCACCGGCTTTTCTGGTCATTTTCAACAACGCGAAATTCACAATTCTGAAGATACTGGGCAAAGAACCGGAGACACAGGAGAGTATTGAACCGGCAGTCATTCTTCATGAACATCATAAAAAGAACACACTATGA
- a CDS encoding TolC family protein, translating into MRLVILSFILAILAGSVSAQEKFTLDEAIKAALEHNHSVQISDISADIAENSVSRGNAGQLPNLAITGGASAAYSDLDVTPGSFFQNLLNPQGSNQQGSPPTISYDGVTTTQFNSQIGTQMVIYDGMKGRLRYKLLETGSDLADLQYRTELENTILNITQKFINVASLQKAIEVKEVSLEQSNDRYRTIETRREYGQVNEQQLLQALADLKSDSTAFRNLKLQYENAYRDLHTDIGWDQREMDPVADEFAGAELPGYEDFLSMMMENNSLLNIREKRLEQAELNERMTKAGFLPSLTASAGYGYSYMNATEGQFETQEQLGFTGGLSLKIPIFSGGRNRIESQNAKERSRQEELRKEESAMQLQTRFENSWQQYLHLEDQLETERSNRAVYERNYERAEEMFSRGEITGVELRAAQLSLENARLRVSETGFQLKQTETLASRASMNSEKPSSSISNIT; encoded by the coding sequence ATGAGATTGGTAATTTTATCTTTTATACTGGCGATTTTGGCTGGCAGCGTTTCTGCTCAGGAAAAGTTCACCCTTGATGAAGCGATCAAAGCAGCGCTGGAGCACAACCACAGCGTGCAGATCAGCGATATTAGTGCGGATATTGCAGAGAACAGCGTATCGCGCGGAAACGCCGGTCAGCTGCCAAACCTTGCGATAACCGGAGGAGCAAGTGCTGCCTATAGCGATCTTGATGTCACACCGGGATCATTTTTCCAGAATCTGCTCAATCCACAGGGATCGAATCAGCAAGGGTCACCGCCAACTATCTCGTATGATGGAGTTACCACCACGCAGTTCAATTCACAGATCGGGACACAAATGGTGATTTACGACGGAATGAAGGGACGATTGCGTTACAAATTGCTGGAAACGGGAAGCGATCTGGCCGATTTGCAGTACCGTACTGAATTGGAAAACACCATTTTAAATATCACCCAAAAGTTTATAAATGTAGCTTCGCTGCAGAAAGCGATAGAGGTCAAGGAAGTTTCGCTTGAGCAAAGCAACGACCGCTATCGCACCATTGAAACGAGGCGGGAATACGGCCAGGTAAATGAACAGCAGCTCTTGCAGGCCCTGGCAGATTTAAAGAGCGACAGTACGGCCTTTAGAAATCTGAAGCTTCAGTATGAAAATGCGTACCGCGATCTTCATACCGATATCGGGTGGGATCAGCGCGAGATGGATCCCGTGGCTGATGAATTTGCTGGGGCAGAACTGCCGGGTTACGAGGATTTTTTATCGATGATGATGGAGAACAACTCTCTGCTGAACATCAGGGAAAAACGGCTGGAGCAGGCTGAGCTGAATGAACGGATGACAAAAGCCGGATTTTTGCCCTCACTAACCGCATCGGCCGGGTATGGCTACAGCTACATGAACGCAACCGAAGGTCAATTTGAGACGCAGGAGCAGCTCGGTTTTACCGGCGGATTATCACTGAAGATCCCGATTTTCAGCGGCGGCAGAAATCGTATCGAGTCTCAAAATGCAAAAGAGAGGAGTCGCCAGGAAGAGCTTCGAAAAGAGGAGTCGGCAATGCAGCTTCAAACCCGTTTTGAAAACAGCTGGCAGCAGTATCTGCACCTGGAAGATCAGCTTGAAACAGAACGTTCAAACCGAGCGGTTTACGAGCGAAATTACGAACGTGCGGAAGAGATGTTCAGCCGTGGTGAGATTACCGGAGTGGAACTGCGTGCAGCTCAGCTATCGCTGGAAAATGCGCGGCTAAGAGTGTCGGAAACCGGTTTTCAGCTGAAACAAACCGAGACGCTCGCTTCCCGGGCGTCAATGAACTCTGAAAAGCCCTCTTCGTCCATATCCAATATAACCTGA
- a CDS encoding TetR/AcrR family transcriptional regulator — MFEAAREVFQSKGLEGARMQEIADKADINKSMLHYYYRSKEKLFEKVYELSIIKLMPQVASLLNEDLPLDEKLRKFAKKYIELLKVNPDIPLFVIHEMNKNPSRLKKFVVGEIGKRVQPFLKQIKEEREKGNTVDLPPEQIFVNIMAMLVFPFLGRPVIQVILDMDEEGFSEFIDAREASVSVCFS; from the coding sequence ATCTTTGAAGCCGCCCGTGAGGTATTTCAAAGTAAAGGGCTGGAAGGCGCGCGAATGCAGGAGATAGCGGATAAGGCGGACATCAACAAGTCGATGCTGCACTACTACTATCGATCAAAAGAGAAGCTATTCGAAAAAGTGTATGAGCTCTCCATCATCAAGCTGATGCCGCAGGTGGCCTCGCTGCTCAATGAGGATCTGCCGCTGGATGAAAAGCTTCGGAAATTTGCAAAAAAATATATTGAGCTTCTAAAAGTCAATCCCGATATCCCGCTCTTTGTGATTCACGAGATGAACAAAAACCCAAGCCGGCTGAAGAAATTTGTTGTCGGTGAAATCGGGAAACGAGTGCAGCCGTTTCTGAAGCAGATCAAGGAAGAGAGGGAAAAAGGAAATACCGTAGATCTGCCGCCTGAACAAATTTTTGTGAACATAATGGCCATGCTGGTTTTTCCCTTCCTGGGCCGTCCCGTCATTCAGGTTATATTGGATATGGACGAAGAGGGCTTTTCAGAGTTCATTGACGCCCGGGAAGCGAGCGTCTCGGTTTGTTTCAGCTGA